TGTTCCCGTGGCGCGAGTCCGACGGGGACGGCACCACCGTCGAGTCCCACGAGAAGCTGACCCTGATCTTGTCCGCTGTCCGCAACCCGGTGATGTTGATCCGCATCAAGTCCGCCGACTTGCCGAAGGTGGTCAAACGCAAGGGCCAGGAAAGCTTCAACTTCGGGGAGCTGTTCGCCTACACCAAGGTGTGCTCGCACCTCGGTTGTCCCGCATCGCTGTACGAGCAGCAGGATTACCGCATCCTGTGCCCGTGCCATCAGTCGCAGTTCGACGCCCTGCACTACGCGAAGCCGATTTTCGGCCCGGCCGCGCGCGCCTTGGCTCAGCTGCCGATCACGATCGACGCCGACGGTTACCTTGTAGCTAACGGTGACTTCATCGAACCTGTCGGTCCGGCATTTTGGGAGCGCACAACAACATGAGTCCAAAACTGAGTCCCCCCAGCATCGGTGAGGTCATGGCCCACCAGGGCAACGCCGTCGACTCGCGTTACCACCTCGCGGCGGCGACCCGCCGCCAGCTCAACAAGGTCTTTCCGACTCACTGGTCGTTCCTCCTCGGTGAGATCGCCATGTACAGCTTCGTGGTGCTGCTGCTCACGGGCGTGTATTTGACCCTGTTCTTCGATCCGTCGATGCAGGACGTCACCTACAACGGCGTGTACCAGCCGTTGCGCGGTGTCGAGATGTCCAAGGCGTTCGCGTCGGCCCTCGATATCAGCTTCGAGGTGCGCGGCGGGTTGTTCGTCCGCCAGGTCCACCACTGGGCCGCGCTGCTGTTCGCGGCCTCGATCATGGTCCACCTCGCGCGAATCTTCTTCACCGGCGCCTTCCGCCGGCCCCGCGAAGCCAACTGGGTGATCGGCTCGCTGCTGCTGATCCTGGCCATGTTCGAGGGCTACTTCGGTTACTCGTTGCCTGACGACCTGCTGTCCGGTATCGGCCTGCGTGCGGCGCTGTCCTCGATCACCTTGGGTATGCCGGTGGTGGGCACGTGGCTGCACTGGGCGCTGTTCGGTGGCGACTTCCCTTGCGGCGGAGCCGGTAACGACTGCGCGACAGGCGGCTACATCGTCCCCAGGATGTACGGCCTGCACATTCTGCTATTGCCGGGCATCATCCTGGCGCTGATCGGCCTGCACTTGGCGTTCGTGTGGTTCCAGAAGCACACCCAGTTCCCCGGGCCGGGCCGCACCGAGAACAACGTCGTCGGCGTCCGCGTCATGCCGGTCTTCGCGGTCAAGTCCGGCGCGTTCTTCGCGTTCACCACTGGCATCCTCGGCCTGATGGGTGGGCTGTTGCAGATCAACCCGATCTGGAACTTGGGCCCCTACAAGCCATCTCAGGTCTCGGCGGGTTCACAACCGGACTTCTACATGATGTGGCCGGACGGGCTGGCCCGACTCTGGCCGGCGTGGGAGTTCTACTTCTTCCACCACACCGTTCCCGCGACGGTGGCAGTCGGAACGCTGATGCTGGTGGTTTTCGCACTGTTGATCGTCTATCCCTTCCTGGAGAAGCGATTCAGCGGCGACACCGCCCACCACAACCTGCTCCAGCGCCCGCGCGACGTGCCGGTGCGCACGTCGATCGGCGCGATGGCGATCGCTTTCTACATGGTGCTGACGCTGTCGTCGATCAACGACATCATCGCGTTGAAGTTCGACATCTCGCTGAACGCGACGACGTGGATCGGCCGCATCGGCATGGTGGTGTTGCCGCCGCTGGTCTACTTCGTCACCTACCGGTGGTGCATTGCGCTGCAGCGCAGCGACCGGGCGATTCTCGAGCACGGGATCGAGACCGGCATCATCAAGCGCCTGCCGCACGGTGCCTACATCGAACTGCACCAACCGCTGGGTCCGGTCGACGACCACGGCCACCCGATCCCGCTCGAATACCAGGGCGCGCCGGTGCCGGTGAAGATGAACAAGCTCGGCTCCGGTGGCTCCCCTGGCTCAGGCAGTTTCCTCTATGCCGACCCAGCCTCCGAGGACGCCGCTCTGAACGAGGCTCACCACGCCGCCGCTGCCCGGGCGCTCACCGCGCTGCGGGAACACCAGGGTGGCAGCAACGGCAACGGCTCCTCGAACGGCCACGGCTCGACGAACGGTCACCACTAGTAACGAACGCTGAGTCGATCCCCGCTTTGGCAACGAAGCGGGGATCGACTCGTTTATGGCGTAGGTCGCAGCTGACTACGTGTGCCCGGGTTCGGTTGCGGCGCGGAGTATTTCAGGCGGTGAGCATGCTGCGGAGGTGGCGCACCTGACGCCACGGCACCAGCGGCATGGCCAATGTGATGACACCGGCGATCGCGTACCCGGTCCACGCCAAGGCGTCATGGCCGATCGCCATCGCATAGGTCGCGGCTGCCACCGCAAGGAACGCGCCGCCCATGGCGCCCATCAGGGCGACTGTTCCCCGTAGCCAGAACCGGTCGACTTCGGCGTCGGGCAGTGCGGGCCGCTGCGTGGTGATCTGCTCGGCTGAACTGTAGGTCGAGCCCGCGATCGGTCCCGACCTGATCGAGCGTGCACTCACGGTTCGCACCGGTGAAACCGCGGATCGCGCTTCCGGCGCGTCCCGGGTGATACGGCGTGCCCGGAGCAGCATCGGGATTGCCGCCAGGATGATCAGCGCGGAGATGATGATGATCGCGTAGAGCACCGACGAGGTGTGCGGGTTGCCTTTGGCGGCGTGAAAGCCGCGCCCCAGATCCATCAGCGCGACCAGCGCGGCGACGCCGACCCCGACCAGCGCCAGCCAGACGACCGCGCACGACCCGATCAGGACGCGATCGGACGCCCACGCGGCGGCCTTGCCCCGGGACCCCCAGGAGTACTTCTCGACCATCAGCAGTTGACCTGTGGTTGGTTGTTTTCGTTGGCCGACAACACCGTTCCGTCGCTGGCGGTGACCTTGCAATTCAGCTTGCTCAGCCGCAGCAGGCTGGACGCTTCGATCGAGCCGACGTCGGACGCCGAGATCGGAGTCAGCGTGATCGTCCAGGGGATGTAAACGTTGGACAGCGTGCGCCGCATGCCGGACGCATCAGTGTAGGTGATCGTGATCTGGTCGAACGGTGCTTTGGTGCCGGTCACCGAATAGGTGTACTGCTTGGGCCCGGCGGGCGCCGGCGGAGTCGCGGGGGCGGGCGGGGCCGGGGCTGGGGCCGGCGCGGGCGCGGGCGCGGGCTCCGGAGATGGCGCCGGGGGTGGTGGTGGAGGAGGAGACGCCTCACTGGACGACGGCGGCGGTGGTGGTGGAGGAGGAGACGCCTCACTGGACGACGACGGCGCCGGCGAGTGGGTCGTGGTGGTTATCTCGTCCTGAATCGGAGGTTTTGAAACCGTGGGCGTGCTGGGCGTGGCCAACTTGTTGGTGTCGGTTCGGGCGAACAGCAGCGACACCGAGACGACCAGCGCGATCGCCGCGACGATCGCGGCGATGCCGACGACCCATGGCCAGCGGGCGGTTTTCTCCTCCTGCCCGTCGGGAACCGCGTCGTCGTAGTTGTCGTAGTCGTAGAGGTCGAGGTTTGCCGGCACATACGGTCCGCTGGTGATGTGCTCGGACTCTGGAGCCGAATAGGCCCGTGAGTAGACGTCGGTCTGACCGGTCGCGTTCTCGGCGTCGGACTCCCCCACGCCCGGACCGAATTCGGTATCGCCACCGTCGAATTCGCCGCCGCTGTGGCTGGCCTCGGCGCCGGGTCCCAATTCTTCGGACTCCGGCCCGGGTGGATTCGGCCCGCTCATGATCGTCTGTCCTGTTCGACTACTTCACCGGTGCACGCAGTACCGCGGTCGCGTACTCCGATGTTGCTCACTATGCCCCGGGAAACCCTACCCAACGGGATCTTGCGCGACATTCTTGGCGACCTGCTCAGGGGGCAACTGACGCCCGGATTGTGACCTAACTGCTCACCGGCGAGGGCGTCTCAGTGCTTCTCGGGACCCACGTAGTACTCGAAGACCAGACCGGCCGCCGAACTCAGGATGAACACAACTCCGGCGCCGATCAGCCAGGGCAGCCACAGCGCGATGCCCACCGCCGCTACCGAGCCGGACAGCGCGATCAAGATCGGCCACCAGCTGTGCGGGCTGAAGAATCCCAATTCCCCTGCACCGTCGCTGATCTCGGCGCCTTCGTAGTCCTCGGGGCGGGTGTCGAGCCGACGGGCGACGAATCGGAAGAACGTCGCGATGATCAGCGCCAACCCGCTGGTCAACGCCAGCGCAGTGGTTCCGGCCCACTCGATGCCGCCGGTGGCGAACAGACTGGTCAGAATGCCGTAGAGAAACGTGCAGAAAACGAAGAACGCTGCGATGAACTCGAACAGCCTGGCTTCGATATGCATTGGGCCTACTCTCTTACCGAGGTCCTACTTGCTCGCCTGCGGAGCCTGCTCGCCGCGCCGGGTGTCGAACGGGTGGGTGGTGACCGCGACGGGCGACTGCGCGATGGCCTGCAACGCCTGGGCGTTCGTCTTGCCGGCGGTCCGCTGCTGCAGGTACGCCTTGAAGTCGTTGGGCTGAACCACCCGGACCTCGAAGTTCATCATCGCGTGAAAGGTGCCGCACATTTCGGTGCATCGACCGACGAACGCACCGGTTCGGTCGATCTTCGCCACCTGGAAGCGGTTGACCGAGTGGTTGGCCGCCGGGTCGGGCAACACGTCACGCTTGAACAGGAACTCCGGCACCCAGAACCCGTGAATGACGTCGGCCGACGCCAGCTCGAACTCGATGCGCTTGCCCGCGGGAAGTACCAGGACGGGGATTTCGGTAGAAGTCCCGACAGTCTCGACCTTGTCGAAGTTGAGGTACGAACGGTCTTCGGTGTTGTGCCCGCGGACCGGACCGACCAGCTCTTCGCCGTGGGAGTCCTTGCCTTCGGGCTTGGAGACCATCGCCGCCTTACGGGCGGCGTCAGCGCCGTCGTACTTGAGGGTGCCGTCCTTGAAGTCGACCTTCTGGTAGCCGAATTTCCAGTTCCACTGGAACGAGGTGACGTCGATGACGACCTCGGGGTCGGCTTCGAGGTGCAGCATCTTTTCCTGCACCACCACGGTGAAGTAGAACAGCACCGAGATGATCAGGAACGGCGTCACGGTGAGCACCAGTTCCAGGGGCATGTTGTAGCCGAACTGGCGGGGCAGTTCGGTGTCCGTCGCCTTCTTGCGATGAAATGCCGACGACCAGAAGATCAGTAGGAAGACGATCGCGCCGACCACCAGGGCGGCGATCACCGAGCCGATCCACAGCTGACGGTTCCAGTCACCCTCCTGGGTGATGCCTCTCGGCCAACCCAGGGCCAGGGCCTCCGACCAGCTGCAGCCACTCAGGCTCACCGCAAGCAGGCCCAGCATGCCGAACATCGCCGGCTTGCGAAGCCGGTGTAAACCCGACGAACGGCTCTTCAACAAGCCCTGCGAACAGCCTGGCTCGCGAGATGTCACGGTCGCGCCTCCTGAGATTCACACGCTGGATCGACGTCGCACATCCCCGCTCAAGGGGACTGTCGGCTGACTCGCACGTCGAATACTACGCAGCGTAGACCACGCACGCAGCGGAGCCGAGTGCAGGCCCGCCGCTTGTCGCGCCACCCGTTGCGGCAGCCATGATCGGCCATCGCTTGCGGCATACTGATCCGCGATGTGTGGACTGCTGGCCTTCGTGGCTGCCCCGGCCGACGCCGAGCCGACGAGCGGGGCGCACGCGACCGCTGAGGCCATCGCCCGGGCGTCGCACCTGATGCGCCACCGCGGCCCCGACGAGCCGGGCACCTGGGTCGACCCGGCCGGGACCGTCGTGTTCGGCTTCAACCGGCTGTCGATCATCGACATCGCCCATTCCCACCAACCGCTGCGCTGGGGTCCACCGGAAACGCCCGACCGCTACGAATTGGTGTTCAACGGCGAGATCTACAACTACCTGGAGCTGCGGGCGGAACTCGCCGCACAACACGGCGCCTCCTTTGCGACCGACGGTGACGGCGAAGCCGTCGTGGCTGCCTACCACTACTGGGGCGCCGACGCGCTGCCGCGACTGCGAGGCATGTTCGCGTTCGCGCTGTGGGACAGCGTGACCGGCGAATTGTTCTGCGCCCGAGATCCGTTCGGCATCAAGCCGCTGTTCATGGCCACCGGAACCGGTGGCACGGCGGTGGCCAGCGAGAAGAAGTGCCTGCTGGAACTGGCCAATTTGATCGGGTTCGACGCTGGGATCTCTGGCATCGACGAGCGCGCCGTGCAGCATTACACCGTCCTGCAGTACGTGCCGGAACCGGAGACCCTGCACCGCGGCGTGCGCCGGCTGGAATCGGGCTCTTACGCCCGCATCCGCCCCGGCGGGCAACCGGCGACCACCCGCTACTTCGTGCCGCGCTTCCAAGCTGTTCCTATCGCCCGCGGCGGCGAGCAGGCCCGCTATGACGAGATCACCGCCGTCCTGGAGGACTCGGTGGCCAAGCACATGCGCGCGGATGTCACCGTCGGCGCGTTCCTGTCCGGGGGCATCGACTCGACGGCGATTGCCGCGCTCGCCATCCGGCACAATCCCCGGCTGATCACCTTCACCACCGGCTTCGAACGTGAGGGATTCTCCGAGGTCGACGTGGCGGTCGCGTCCGCCGAAGCGATCGGTGCGCGCCACATCGCCAAGGTCGTCTCGCCCGAGGAGTTCGTCGAAGCGCTGCCCGAAATCGTCTGGTACTTGGACGAACCGGTCGCCGACCCGGCGCTGGTGCCGCTGTTCTTCGTGGCCCGCGAGGCACGCAAGCACGTCAAGGTGGTGCTCTCCGGAGAAGGGGCCGACGAGCTGTTCGGCGGCTACACGATCTATCGGGAACCGTTGTCGCTGAAGCCTTTCGACTATCTCCCCCGGCCGCTGCGGCGTTCGATGGGCAAGGTGTCCAGGCCGCTTCCGGAGGGTATGCGCGGCAAGAGCCTGCTGCACCGGGGATCGCTGACACTCGAGGAGCGCTACTACGGCAACGCCCGCAGCTTCTCCGACGCGCAGCTACGGGACGTGCTCGCGGCGTTCCGGCCGGAGTGGACCCACGTCGACGTCACCGCGCCGGTCTACGCCGAATCGGCCGACTGGGACCCGGTGGCGCGGATGCAGCACATCGACCTGTTCACCTGGCTGCGCGGCGACATCCTGGTCAAGGCCGACAAGATGACCATGGCCAACTCGCTGGAACTGCGGGTCCCGTTCCTGGACCCCGAGGTGTTCGCGGTCGCGTCACGGTTGCCGGTCGACGCCAAGATCACCCGCACCACCACCAAATACGCGCTGCGCCGGGCGCTGGAGCCGATCGTCCCGCCGCACGTGCTCAACCGTCCGAAATTGGGTTTTCCGGTGCCGATCCGGCACTGGCTGCGCGCCGGTCCGCTGCTGGAGTGGGCGCACGAGACGATCGACGCGTCGGCCACCGACTACCTGATCGACCGCCCCGCAGTCCAGCGGATGCTCGACGAACACCGTTGCGGCACAGCCGATCACAGCCGCAGGTTATGGACCGTGCTGATCTTCATGCTGTGGCACGCGATCTTCGTGGAGCGGCGAGTGGTGCCCCAGATCCCGGAACCGACCTACCCCGTCGAGCTCTAATCGCTGCGCGCCAAAACGCTCGCCGAGACTGCAGCCGTGGCGGCCTCCAACGGCGTGTCGGCGCTTCTGGTTCAGTGTCGCGACACGGCTACCGAAGGATCGCGGCGATCTCGTTGGCCGCCTCGTCGCCGTAGGCCCCGGCGAGCCGGGTCTTGGCGGTCGCGGCATCCCACGTCCACTCCTGGGTGCCGGTCGACTCCAGCACCAGCACCGCGACCAAGGAACCCAGCTGCGCGGAACGCTCGAGGCTCAGGCCGCCGCTGCGGCCGGTGAGGAAGCCGGCCCGGAAGGCGTCACCGACACCGGTCGGATCGGTGGCGTCGGTCTCAGGGACGACGCCGACGTGCACAGTGGTGCCGTCACGATCGACGATGTCGACGCCCTTGGCGCCCAGCGTGGTCACCCTCAGGCCGACCTTTTGCTGCACGTCGGCGTCTGACCAGCCAGTCTTGGACTGCAGCAGTTCCCACTCGTAGTCGTTGGTGAACAGGTACTCCGCGCCGTCGACGAGCTTGTCGATTTCCTCGCCGGACAGGCGCGGCAGCTGCTGCGACGGGTCGGCGGCGAAGGGCAGGCCCAGCGCCCGGCATTCCTCGGTGTGCACGACCATCGCGTCGGGGTCGTTGGCCCCGATGATCACCAGGTCCGGCTTGCCCTGGGCCTCGACGAGATCGGCCAGCTTGATGTTGCGCGCCTCGGACATCGCCCCGGGGTAGAACGATGCGATCTGCGCCATGTCCTCGTCGGTGGTGCAGACGAACCGCGCAGTGTGCGCGGATTTGGAAATCAGCACGTGGTCGGTGTTGACGCCGTGCGCCTGTAGCCACTTGCCGTAGTCGCCGACGAAATCGTCACCGGCGGCACCGACCAGCGCGACGTCGCCACCGAGCACGCCGATGGCGAAGGCGATGTTGCCGGCGACCCCGCCCCGGTGGATCACCAGGTCGTCGACCAGGAAGCTCAGCGACACCTTCTGCAGATGTTCGGCCAGCAGGTGCTCGGAGAATCGACCCGGAAACCGCATCAAATTGTCGGTGGCAATAGAACCGGTTACCGCAATCGTCACGAACTCCACCCCTTCGAATCCTAAGTTTGGCTATCGAAGCCTAACGGGGCCATGGTCGGCTCTGCATCGCGGGCGGGCGCCCGCTAGCCTCCCTAGGAGAATCCCGCGGCGGCCTGACGTGTCCTCATGGCCCCGCGGCCGCGCTATCCGAGGAGATCCCTTTATGCCCGGTCCGTCGTCGTCGGACCACCAGCCGGGCTCCCAGGGACCGCCATTG
This genomic stretch from Mycobacterium paraterrae harbors:
- the ctaC gene encoding aa3-type cytochrome oxidase subunit II, giving the protein MTSREPGCSQGLLKSRSSGLHRLRKPAMFGMLGLLAVSLSGCSWSEALALGWPRGITQEGDWNRQLWIGSVIAALVVGAIVFLLIFWSSAFHRKKATDTELPRQFGYNMPLELVLTVTPFLIISVLFYFTVVVQEKMLHLEADPEVVIDVTSFQWNWKFGYQKVDFKDGTLKYDGADAARKAAMVSKPEGKDSHGEELVGPVRGHNTEDRSYLNFDKVETVGTSTEIPVLVLPAGKRIEFELASADVIHGFWVPEFLFKRDVLPDPAANHSVNRFQVAKIDRTGAFVGRCTEMCGTFHAMMNFEVRVVQPNDFKAYLQQRTAGKTNAQALQAIAQSPVAVTTHPFDTRRGEQAPQASK
- the qcrB gene encoding cytochrome bc1 complex cytochrome b subunit — encoded protein: MSPKLSPPSIGEVMAHQGNAVDSRYHLAAATRRQLNKVFPTHWSFLLGEIAMYSFVVLLLTGVYLTLFFDPSMQDVTYNGVYQPLRGVEMSKAFASALDISFEVRGGLFVRQVHHWAALLFAASIMVHLARIFFTGAFRRPREANWVIGSLLLILAMFEGYFGYSLPDDLLSGIGLRAALSSITLGMPVVGTWLHWALFGGDFPCGGAGNDCATGGYIVPRMYGLHILLLPGIILALIGLHLAFVWFQKHTQFPGPGRTENNVVGVRVMPVFAVKSGAFFAFTTGILGLMGGLLQINPIWNLGPYKPSQVSAGSQPDFYMMWPDGLARLWPAWEFYFFHHTVPATVAVGTLMLVVFALLIVYPFLEKRFSGDTAHHNLLQRPRDVPVRTSIGAMAIAFYMVLTLSSINDIIALKFDISLNATTWIGRIGMVVLPPLVYFVTYRWCIALQRSDRAILEHGIETGIIKRLPHGAYIELHQPLGPVDDHGHPIPLEYQGAPVPVKMNKLGSGGSPGSGSFLYADPASEDAALNEAHHAAAARALTALREHQGGSNGNGSSNGHGSTNGHH
- the asnB gene encoding asparagine synthase (glutamine-hydrolyzing), producing the protein MCGLLAFVAAPADAEPTSGAHATAEAIARASHLMRHRGPDEPGTWVDPAGTVVFGFNRLSIIDIAHSHQPLRWGPPETPDRYELVFNGEIYNYLELRAELAAQHGASFATDGDGEAVVAAYHYWGADALPRLRGMFAFALWDSVTGELFCARDPFGIKPLFMATGTGGTAVASEKKCLLELANLIGFDAGISGIDERAVQHYTVLQYVPEPETLHRGVRRLESGSYARIRPGGQPATTRYFVPRFQAVPIARGGEQARYDEITAVLEDSVAKHMRADVTVGAFLSGGIDSTAIAALAIRHNPRLITFTTGFEREGFSEVDVAVASAEAIGARHIAKVVSPEEFVEALPEIVWYLDEPVADPALVPLFFVAREARKHVKVVLSGEGADELFGGYTIYREPLSLKPFDYLPRPLRRSMGKVSRPLPEGMRGKSLLHRGSLTLEERYYGNARSFSDAQLRDVLAAFRPEWTHVDVTAPVYAESADWDPVARMQHIDLFTWLRGDILVKADKMTMANSLELRVPFLDPEVFAVASRLPVDAKITRTTTKYALRRALEPIVPPHVLNRPKLGFPVPIRHWLRAGPLLEWAHETIDASATDYLIDRPAVQRMLDEHRCGTADHSRRLWTVLIFMLWHAIFVERRVVPQIPEPTYPVEL
- a CDS encoding MmpS family transport accessory protein; translated protein: MSGPNPPGPESEELGPGAEASHSGGEFDGGDTEFGPGVGESDAENATGQTDVYSRAYSAPESEHITSGPYVPANLDLYDYDNYDDAVPDGQEEKTARWPWVVGIAAIVAAIALVVSVSLLFARTDTNKLATPSTPTVSKPPIQDEITTTTHSPAPSSSSEASPPPPPPPPSSSEASPPPPPPPAPSPEPAPAPAPAPAPAPPAPATPPAPAGPKQYTYSVTGTKAPFDQITITYTDASGMRRTLSNVYIPWTITLTPISASDVGSIEASSLLRLSKLNCKVTASDGTVLSANENNQPQVNC
- a CDS encoding carbohydrate kinase family protein, whose translation is MTIAVTGSIATDNLMRFPGRFSEHLLAEHLQKVSLSFLVDDLVIHRGGVAGNIAFAIGVLGGDVALVGAAGDDFVGDYGKWLQAHGVNTDHVLISKSAHTARFVCTTDEDMAQIASFYPGAMSEARNIKLADLVEAQGKPDLVIIGANDPDAMVVHTEECRALGLPFAADPSQQLPRLSGEEIDKLVDGAEYLFTNDYEWELLQSKTGWSDADVQQKVGLRVTTLGAKGVDIVDRDGTTVHVGVVPETDATDPTGVGDAFRAGFLTGRSGGLSLERSAQLGSLVAVLVLESTGTQEWTWDAATAKTRLAGAYGDEAANEIAAILR
- a CDS encoding cytochrome c oxidase subunit 4, producing MHIEARLFEFIAAFFVFCTFLYGILTSLFATGGIEWAGTTALALTSGLALIIATFFRFVARRLDTRPEDYEGAEISDGAGELGFFSPHSWWPILIALSGSVAAVGIALWLPWLIGAGVVFILSSAAGLVFEYYVGPEKH
- a CDS encoding DUF2561 family protein is translated as MVEKYSWGSRGKAAAWASDRVLIGSCAVVWLALVGVGVAALVALMDLGRGFHAAKGNPHTSSVLYAIIIISALIILAAIPMLLRARRITRDAPEARSAVSPVRTVSARSIRSGPIAGSTYSSAEQITTQRPALPDAEVDRFWLRGTVALMGAMGGAFLAVAAATYAMAIGHDALAWTGYAIAGVITLAMPLVPWRQVRHLRSMLTA